acaagaataatCACATGAGTATCACTGTCTTTTAACTGCTGTACAAATAGTAATTACTGCTCACAATAATCTTTTAGATAGGAATGTCTTATTCCCATTATACAGTtggaaaagcagagagaaagcGTAAATGAGTTGGTGCAAGCCCGCACACTGTACTAATGGCAGAGCCAAGACTAAAAAACACAAAGACAAACATACACAACTGAACAACTcaggcatgtctggctcctaggctgtGTCCACTAGCCTACCCCGTAGCCTCCAATGAGGCAAGAGTGGGTGTATAACCGAACACTGGAGACGAAGCCTCCccgcaaaaacaaaaacacaaaaccccACATTAAAAACCAACCATAAAGGCATTTACAGTTACCTTCTGAACTGACTTTTAACCTTCTTattttttcacaatggaaagactATTTGATCTTCTGTAAGCAAAACCCTTATATAGGTCACCAGCTCCAACGCACTGTAGAAAATCACTACTCATTTCTGTTGTGTGTCGAATTTGGGAAGAGAAGCCATTTTTAAATCTGAGCTTCTGTATGAGTAGCAAAACCCACTGATTCTGCAACATCAGATGAAGGGCTGGAGTTTATCCATTCACCCAtggggagcagtgtgtgtgtgcgccaaCCAGATTTACTAAAGTACTcatttcttctgttttcttttttgtaaacagCTGAAATAAAAGAATACAAGTGCTTACCTCTTTTGTTTATATCAAGTTCTGATAACTTTAGGGATAGTTCACTAGAGTTCCCACTTGTAGAAGACACCAGGATATCATGTAGCGCATTTCTTCTACCTGTTCTTCCTGAAGCAATAAAATCTGCATATGTAGATTCCACATCAGTCATTGCTAACAAATATCCACATAGCAGTACCTAAACAGGGAACAGGAAAAAGGTCCATATTTAAAACATGGGAAAGGCAAAAAGGACAGGGAGGCAGAAGAGGACAGCTAGATGCCTCCGATCATGAAAAATGAAACCTTTAAAATGTGCTGGATTTACAGAAGTAACACAGAGACCCCTCAAACTACTGAAGTTGGCAaattaagagaataaaatgaataaaaataaaaagtgcaaGGATGTTGTCCAACAAATGTTCTTTATTAAACTATTTTTACAACTGTAGTTTAAATATGTGAAAGACTATTTCATAATACAGTCATAAGTgcattttttaatgataaatTTAGTAACATAAGAACTCTGCTATATAGTGTTTGCTGGAAAGTGGGAGTTGGAAAGAGTTCTTTTCTGCATGAAATACGAAGTACACAGATTAACAGAGTTTGAATTAGTGAAGTTCTGCTTTGTTTCTGCATGTTTAACGTTCTTCTCGGCAGTGGAGAGATTGTGGTTTGATAATGTTGGTACTGTATATACCACTAGGGCTTCGTAAGTAAATTTGCTTTGCTGTGGTATCAGCTCCAAAGTGAATGCATTGCAATAAAGCCACTGAAGTCggtggagctatgttgatttacacctaCTGAGGATCTGATCTGCACCATCTCCTGGTGGTTCAAtacctctcctctcctttccctttacAGGAgaattttattacaaatgttcTTGAAAAACCATTTGTAGGCTTCCTTTTGACAATCATATTTCTTTTATGTGCCCAAACTCCATTAGCATGCTCACCTAAAGTTTCCTGCAGAGATCTAGACAGGTAGGTTTCATTAATGAAATTTCAGAAAAGTCATGTCTGCTACACCAGTACTTGATAGAAAAGGGAGCACCAAGATCCACAAAGAAGAGGGTAgcattactcctgagggaattctgcaccactgtacatgtgcagaatttatgtcctcCACAGATTTgattgcttccctgcagaaaaatgactttctgacagggatgcaaagggaagccacaagaaccatcatgcgaccctccccaagcagtatgtttcgggtgcccagggcagccagcagagaggtaaatcactctgGGGCAAGGGGCGCGACTAGGGAAGACCAAattggtggctcctaccctgcactgggctgctagtcccagctgggctggggaagacgggacttcctcttcccctgcatggctttCAGGAccatgtcagacccacccctagatttctcccctggctgtaggAAGTGCTGCaaacttccccacctccccctatGCCTCCTGCATCccttgctcctcagctgcagggggagggatcactgtacagggagctgctcccccatccgcccaacccccatgcatccagaccccctcatacccaaaCCTTCCCACTGAGCCTCatcccctccacacacccagaATCACCTCCATCCCCAAGCCCCActctccctgcacctggaccaccccactGAGCTACCCGCACCCAGATCCCACTCCACCGAGCCCCAACCATCTTCACCTGGACTCCCccgcagagtcccattaccattgcatcCAGAACAATCCAACAAGCCCCTGCGCATCCAGATTTCCCCCCTGGCcccggatcccccactgagccaccagcATCcagactgccccccacagaaccttCTCAACCcatacctggatccccccacgctaagcccctccacacttggatcctgtcctgctgagcctgcctgcccacacctggtgaaCCTGGCATtgaggggcagggccatggggtgtttctggggcagggtcGGTCCTTGTGCTGTACCAGGGTTGGGCGCAGTCTCACAGCTGAGTCCGTGTCCTGGGGCGGGGGGACGGAAGCTGCActgtgatctcccacctctgtgcagccagtggcctgtgctccccaatgccatgctggaacctctaaatttatttgacaaatgaaattagcagaatttttaattttttggcacagaatgctcTCAGGAGTAGAGCATGCTTTGACCAAAGGTAACActcatggggccaaattctgccctcatttacatgAGTGCTATTCCAGTGAAGCCACCAAAGGAAGAATTGGGTCCCTGATGCCAATTTAAACCTTGTTAAGTTGGTGAAAGTATGTCAACAATTCCACAGGAATGAGTGAAGGGTTATTTACTGAAAATGTACACAGCAAAAACCACTTTCATCCATTACCAAGACTTTTTTCGGGGGGTAAACAATGACCTAAAGATAGACCCATCCTCTGGATATCACAATGTGTTTATGTTGTCTATTTCGATTATA
Above is a window of Caretta caretta isolate rCarCar2 chromosome 2, rCarCar1.hap1, whole genome shotgun sequence DNA encoding:
- the PKIA gene encoding cAMP-dependent protein kinase inhibitor alpha, which produces MTDVESTYADFIASGRTGRRNALHDILVSSTSGNSSELSLKLSELDINKREGEGDAQRNPTEQAGEAQGEAAKQES